A genomic window from Paucibacter sp. KCTC 42545 includes:
- a CDS encoding TetR/AcrR family transcriptional regulator → MSAPVPDTPVIPVLPPSIDKPTQRRRRGAAQDELREQIRLAVKTQHNLGGYGAVTMRGVAQAVGISAMSLYRYFPNKSAMLESIWAEALEASLQSAIQGSAAASEPWARLRQLYEAYANFWLTHPDDFKLVFDPCNEVSANFLASGPAAGFRQQYESMIDTCLGEGIGLAQRQQCHDLCRLKIVGFLFTTVGLATKPATPVAALLQLTLDDIEQQLMRIKNGR, encoded by the coding sequence ATGAGCGCACCCGTGCCCGACACCCCCGTCATCCCCGTCCTCCCACCTTCGATAGACAAACCCACCCAGCGCCGCCGGCGCGGCGCGGCGCAAGATGAGCTGCGCGAGCAGATCCGCCTGGCGGTCAAAACGCAGCACAACCTAGGCGGCTACGGGGCGGTGACCATGCGCGGCGTGGCCCAGGCGGTGGGGATTTCAGCGATGTCGCTGTATCGCTACTTCCCCAATAAATCGGCCATGCTGGAAAGCATTTGGGCGGAGGCCTTGGAGGCTTCTTTGCAGAGCGCCATTCAGGGCAGCGCTGCGGCCAGCGAGCCTTGGGCGCGGCTGCGGCAGCTCTACGAGGCCTATGCGAATTTCTGGCTCACCCATCCCGACGACTTCAAGCTGGTGTTCGACCCCTGCAATGAGGTGTCCGCCAATTTTCTGGCCAGCGGCCCGGCCGCAGGTTTCAGGCAGCAATACGAATCGATGATTGATACCTGCCTGGGCGAAGGCATCGGCCTGGCCCAACGCCAGCAATGTCACGACTTGTGCCGGCTCAAGATCGTCGGCTTCTTGTTCACCACCGTGGGTCTGGCGACCAAACCGGCCACGCCTGTGGCCGCGCTGCTACAGCTCACCTTGGACGATATTGAGCAGCAATTGATGCGCATCAAGAACGGCCGCTAA
- a CDS encoding 2-hydroxychromene-2-carboxylate isomerase, producing the protein MIIEPPFPERAGAVAPRNPVHFYFDFSSPYSYIASEWIEAVAARNGRPVQWHAILLGVTFQAAELKPPVAYPLKRDYVLRDFARSAQFAGLPYKQPSAFPIASQNAARVFWWLQAQDPARAVAWARAGLRAYFTRDVALNDEAQLKALAEECGLDPEAAQAAWQDPQWKERLKTENQAAIAAGVFGAPFFIIDGEGFWGNDRQAQIERWLSSGPFRGLV; encoded by the coding sequence ATGATCATCGAGCCTCCCTTCCCCGAACGCGCCGGCGCAGTGGCGCCGCGCAATCCTGTGCACTTTTATTTCGATTTCTCCTCGCCGTATTCCTATATCGCTTCGGAGTGGATTGAGGCCGTGGCCGCCCGAAATGGCCGGCCCGTGCAGTGGCATGCCATTTTGCTGGGCGTGACGTTCCAGGCCGCCGAGTTGAAGCCGCCCGTGGCATATCCACTCAAGCGCGACTATGTGCTGCGGGACTTTGCCCGCTCGGCCCAGTTTGCCGGCCTGCCCTACAAGCAGCCGAGCGCATTTCCGATCGCCAGCCAGAATGCTGCGCGGGTGTTCTGGTGGCTGCAGGCGCAAGACCCTGCGCGCGCCGTGGCTTGGGCCAGAGCCGGCTTGCGGGCCTATTTCACCCGGGATGTGGCGCTCAATGACGAGGCGCAATTGAAGGCCTTGGCGGAAGAGTGCGGGTTGGACCCGGAGGCGGCGCAGGCGGCTTGGCAGGATCCGCAGTGGAAGGAACGGCTCAAAACCGAGAACCAGGCCGCCATCGCCGCGGGCGTTTTTGGCGCGCCCTTTTTCATCATCGATGGCGAAGGTTTCTGGGGCAATGACCGCCAGGCCCAGATCGAACGCTGGCTCAGCAGCGGCCCGTTCAGAGGCTTGGTTTAA
- a CDS encoding SDR family oxidoreductase, protein MATVLIVGASRGIGLEWVRQARAAGDRVVATARDEAGLQRLRDLGAVALKLDVMDTASASGLAWQIDGYAFDQVALVAGVYGSRISGLQTPTEAEFNTVMQTNVLGPMRVLPQLQDALAPGARLAIISSRMGSISLRSDSQGWLYRASKAAVNSVLKDASLMLQDKAICISVHPGWVRTEMGGEGADIDVQTSVAGMRAVMAGLSPADNGSFINYDGQRLTW, encoded by the coding sequence ATGGCCACAGTTTTGATCGTCGGCGCTTCGCGCGGCATTGGTTTGGAATGGGTGCGCCAGGCGCGGGCCGCGGGCGACCGTGTCGTGGCGACGGCACGCGACGAGGCCGGGCTGCAGCGCCTGCGTGATTTGGGCGCGGTGGCGCTGAAATTGGACGTCATGGACACGGCCAGTGCCTCGGGCCTGGCCTGGCAGATCGATGGCTATGCCTTTGATCAGGTGGCCTTGGTGGCGGGTGTGTACGGCTCCCGCATCAGCGGGCTGCAAACGCCGACCGAGGCGGAGTTCAATACCGTCATGCAAACGAATGTCTTGGGCCCCATGCGGGTGCTGCCGCAGTTGCAGGATGCGCTGGCACCGGGCGCGCGGCTGGCCATCATTTCCTCGCGCATGGGTTCGATCAGCCTGCGCAGCGACAGCCAGGGCTGGCTCTACCGGGCTTCGAAAGCGGCGGTGAATTCGGTGCTCAAAGATGCCTCCTTGATGCTGCAGGACAAAGCCATTTGCATCAGCGTCCACCCCGGGTGGGTGCGCACCGAGATGGGCGGCGAGGGGGCCGATATTGATGTGCAGACCAGCGTGGCGGGCATGCGCGCGGTGATGGCGGGCCTGAGCCCGGCCGACAACGGTAGCTTCATCAACTACGATGGCCAGCGCCTGACGTGGTGA
- a CDS encoding cysteine-rich CWC family protein, whose product MTARSVAAGADSCPRCGAGFHCGAQDTRCDCFDLQLSQALRQRLSEQYTRCLCLGCLRELSSAEAAESASPESLKPSL is encoded by the coding sequence GTGACTGCGCGGAGTGTTGCGGCAGGCGCAGACAGCTGCCCGCGCTGCGGCGCCGGCTTCCACTGCGGCGCGCAAGACACACGTTGCGACTGCTTTGATCTGCAACTCAGCCAGGCCCTGCGGCAGCGCTTGAGCGAGCAATACACGCGCTGCCTATGCCTGGGCTGCCTGCGCGAGCTCAGCAGCGCCGAGGCCGCCGAAAGCGCAAGCCCGGAAAGCCTTAAACCAAGCCTCTGA
- a CDS encoding AAA family ATPase, with translation MPLSSADAAATSAIPAQAQLRLLGGFELRDVAGRLLALPYDKVRALLAMLALQSGPLPRELLAETLWPDSSLDQARANLRRALFDLRRVLGQLWPEQAELDPLQGDKKHLQLREDLAWQLDCRDFALAQLDAATTQPEARRQALQQALNLYRGPLLDGLQLPEAPGFEAWLQPRREALLRQAQQLLETLGQLHEDAGEPEAALACARRALAQDPWCEPALRRCMRMLAPTAAGEALALFEHFRKLLQAELQLQPQATTLALAETLRGASSSAGSPQTPRAERRRVVALACDWEAPTEDGNAENGAGWEAETLAGALQARLNQTRHLLQARGAHVQRAEGGELLAFFGHPRAQEHAPRLALDAALELAATHEAKAEGWALRQGLHVGWVHADPELASPDSVGALSRQARKLALQAEAGSIRVSAELQQQSERHHRFAATAEPGGSASLLGARPAQANSRSDALKPMVGRSAELAQLQQEWAHAQGSARTVWVQGEPGLGKTRLLQALRQSVVAAAGATPTPISQLQCRPEYRHTPLEPVRATLRRRMGAALKGDEAQAEAGLSTLLQQAGLPPAGHEAARALLRPLLLQSQQHSPPAEPLLKRELHSLLCDLFEGLAQGRPQLMLLEDLHWADPSTLELMQLHLQRQSQRPAAQRAPGLLLLSSREAPPDDVRASLDLCLNLQPLPPEDMGRLIDQLDSAPASPAQRQQVLQRAGGVPLFAEELARSLRLRPADKVPATLWDLLAASLDRLPPEAKRLAQGAALLGSTCSPALLQELLQLPAGPLAQQLAQLQRLDLLQAIEPQHWQFRHALIRDAALETLSASERRALHRRAAQALMGPFAAQAADAPEALAQHLHAAGDPAAAHYWLQAAERAAAQSAHQEARHGFEQGLAALQLPDAPPALVQRLRLPLLLGLGHGLLALEGYGSPAARQCYRQALQACDEAGAASGPGQRFQALWGLWLGSRSGPDEGPVLTLVQELLTVAADTGDAAAAVQARYALGNNLFFLGQLQASCEALAEAAAAGDRLPPRQRAQLTQRFGEHGGIAARAMLGWPLALQGRVDEALEQTKLGLQQARELGHAQTLGFALTMAGVLQRHLRRPDAALPLSMELLALAQRHGLALWQAVGALVLGWSQAAGGDPAGLLPIRQAASASAVAMPSTEATFLSFLIEGLLTLGQAEEALSQIDACLPKAHERQEFYLLPELWRMRAQALAAQDAPRSEIEQALDQAVQAGRAMGAELLLQRSAAQVLALINGHSTEIQR, from the coding sequence GTGCCCCTTTCCTCTGCCGACGCCGCTGCCACCTCAGCAATTCCAGCCCAAGCCCAGTTACGCCTGCTGGGCGGCTTCGAGCTGCGCGATGTCGCGGGCCGTTTGTTGGCCCTGCCCTACGACAAGGTGCGCGCCTTGCTGGCCATGCTGGCCCTGCAAAGCGGGCCACTACCCCGCGAGCTGCTGGCCGAAACCCTTTGGCCCGATTCCAGCTTGGACCAAGCGCGCGCCAATCTGCGCCGCGCCCTGTTCGATCTGCGCCGGGTGCTGGGCCAACTGTGGCCTGAGCAGGCCGAGCTGGATCCGCTGCAGGGCGACAAAAAACATCTGCAACTGCGCGAAGACCTGGCCTGGCAGCTGGACTGCCGCGACTTCGCCCTGGCCCAGTTGGACGCCGCCACAACCCAGCCCGAGGCGCGCCGCCAGGCCTTGCAGCAAGCCCTGAACCTCTACCGCGGCCCGCTGCTGGATGGCCTGCAACTGCCCGAGGCGCCCGGCTTCGAAGCCTGGCTGCAGCCGCGCCGCGAGGCCTTGCTGCGCCAGGCCCAACAACTGCTGGAGACCTTGGGCCAACTGCATGAAGATGCGGGCGAGCCCGAAGCCGCCCTGGCCTGCGCCCGCCGCGCCCTGGCCCAAGACCCTTGGTGCGAGCCTGCCCTGCGCCGCTGCATGCGCATGCTGGCGCCCACCGCCGCCGGCGAGGCCCTGGCCTTGTTCGAACATTTCCGCAAGCTGCTGCAGGCAGAGTTGCAACTGCAGCCGCAGGCCACCACCCTGGCCCTGGCCGAAACCCTGCGCGGCGCGTCATCCAGCGCCGGCAGCCCGCAGACGCCCCGGGCCGAACGCCGCCGCGTTGTCGCCCTGGCTTGCGACTGGGAAGCCCCGACCGAAGACGGCAACGCTGAGAACGGCGCAGGCTGGGAGGCCGAAACCCTGGCCGGCGCCCTGCAGGCCCGGCTGAACCAAACCCGCCACCTGCTGCAGGCACGCGGCGCCCATGTGCAGCGGGCCGAGGGCGGCGAGCTGTTGGCCTTTTTCGGCCACCCGCGCGCGCAAGAGCATGCACCTCGCCTAGCTCTGGACGCAGCGCTGGAACTGGCCGCCACCCACGAGGCAAAAGCTGAGGGCTGGGCCCTGCGCCAAGGCCTGCATGTGGGCTGGGTGCATGCCGACCCCGAGCTGGCCTCGCCCGACAGCGTGGGCGCACTCTCCCGTCAGGCGCGCAAGCTCGCCCTGCAAGCGGAAGCAGGCAGCATCCGCGTCAGCGCGGAGCTGCAACAGCAAAGCGAGCGTCACCACCGCTTTGCGGCCACGGCGGAACCCGGCGGCAGCGCCAGCCTGCTGGGCGCACGCCCCGCACAAGCCAATAGCCGGAGCGATGCGCTCAAGCCCATGGTCGGCCGCAGCGCCGAGCTGGCCCAGTTGCAACAGGAATGGGCCCACGCGCAAGGCAGCGCCCGCACGGTCTGGGTGCAAGGCGAACCCGGCCTGGGCAAGACCCGGCTGCTGCAGGCGCTGCGCCAATCTGTTGTCGCCGCTGCGGGTGCCACGCCAACGCCGATCTCCCAGCTGCAATGCCGCCCCGAATATCGCCACACCCCGCTCGAACCCGTGCGGGCCACGCTGCGCCGGCGCATGGGCGCCGCACTGAAGGGTGATGAAGCGCAGGCCGAGGCCGGCCTCAGCACGCTGCTGCAGCAAGCCGGCCTGCCACCTGCCGGCCATGAGGCCGCGCGCGCCCTTCTGCGCCCGCTGCTGCTGCAAAGCCAGCAGCACTCGCCCCCGGCCGAGCCCCTGCTCAAGCGAGAGCTGCACAGCCTGCTGTGCGATCTCTTCGAAGGCCTGGCCCAGGGCCGGCCGCAGCTGATGCTGCTGGAAGACTTGCACTGGGCCGACCCGTCCACGCTGGAGCTGATGCAGCTGCATCTGCAACGCCAAAGCCAGCGCCCCGCTGCGCAGCGCGCCCCCGGCCTGCTGCTGCTCAGCTCACGCGAGGCGCCGCCCGACGATGTTCGCGCCAGCCTGGACCTGTGCCTGAATCTGCAGCCCTTGCCCCCCGAGGACATGGGTCGCTTGATCGATCAACTCGACAGCGCCCCGGCGTCACCCGCCCAGCGCCAGCAAGTGCTGCAGCGCGCTGGCGGCGTGCCCCTGTTTGCCGAAGAGCTGGCGCGCTCGCTACGCCTACGCCCGGCCGACAAAGTGCCGGCCACGCTGTGGGATTTGCTCGCTGCCAGCCTGGACCGCCTGCCGCCCGAGGCCAAGCGCCTGGCCCAAGGCGCAGCCCTGCTGGGCAGCACCTGCTCGCCCGCCCTGCTGCAAGAACTGCTGCAACTGCCGGCCGGGCCTTTGGCCCAGCAACTGGCCCAATTGCAGCGGCTCGACCTGCTGCAAGCCATTGAGCCGCAGCACTGGCAGTTCCGCCATGCCTTGATCCGCGACGCCGCGTTGGAAACCCTCAGCGCCAGCGAGCGCCGCGCCCTGCACCGGCGTGCCGCCCAGGCGCTGATGGGCCCCTTCGCCGCCCAGGCGGCCGATGCGCCCGAGGCCCTGGCCCAACATCTGCACGCCGCCGGCGACCCGGCGGCCGCGCATTACTGGCTGCAGGCCGCAGAACGCGCCGCCGCCCAATCGGCCCACCAGGAAGCGCGCCACGGCTTCGAGCAAGGCCTGGCCGCCCTGCAACTTCCCGACGCGCCTCCTGCCCTGGTGCAACGCCTGCGCCTGCCCTTGCTGCTGGGTCTGGGGCACGGCCTGCTGGCCCTGGAGGGCTATGGCTCGCCAGCCGCACGTCAGTGCTACCGCCAGGCGCTGCAAGCCTGTGATGAAGCCGGCGCCGCCAGCGGCCCGGGGCAGCGCTTCCAGGCACTCTGGGGCTTGTGGTTGGGCAGCCGCAGCGGCCCGGACGAAGGCCCGGTGCTGACCCTGGTGCAAGAGCTGTTGACCGTGGCCGCCGACACCGGTGACGCCGCAGCCGCCGTGCAAGCGCGTTATGCCCTGGGCAATAACCTCTTTTTCCTAGGCCAGCTGCAAGCCTCCTGCGAGGCCCTGGCCGAGGCCGCCGCCGCCGGGGACCGCCTGCCGCCGCGCCAGCGCGCCCAGCTGACCCAGCGTTTTGGCGAACATGGCGGCATTGCCGCCCGCGCCATGCTGGGCTGGCCCCTGGCCTTGCAGGGCCGCGTCGATGAGGCCCTGGAGCAAACCAAGCTCGGCCTGCAGCAAGCACGCGAGTTGGGCCATGCCCAGACCCTCGGCTTTGCCTTGACCATGGCGGGCGTGCTGCAGCGCCATCTGCGCCGCCCCGACGCCGCCCTGCCCCTGAGTATGGAACTGCTGGCCCTGGCCCAGCGTCACGGCCTGGCCCTGTGGCAGGCGGTGGGCGCGCTGGTGCTGGGCTGGAGCCAGGCGGCCGGCGGCGACCCGGCCGGCCTGCTGCCCATCCGCCAAGCCGCCAGCGCCTCGGCCGTGGCCATGCCCAGCACCGAGGCGACTTTTCTCTCCTTCCTGATCGAAGGCTTGCTGACCCTCGGCCAGGCCGAAGAAGCCCTGAGCCAGATCGACGCCTGCCTGCCCAAGGCACATGAACGCCAGGAGTTCTACCTGCTGCCTGAACTCTGGCGCATGCGTGCCCAGGCCCTGGCAGCCCAAGACGCACCGCGCAGCGAGATTGAACAGGCGCTAGATCAGGCCGTGCAAGCCGGCCGCGCCATGGGCGCCGAGCTGCTCTTGCAACGCAGCGCCGCCCAAGTCCTGGCGCTCATCAACGGCCATTCAACGGAAATTCAACGCTAG
- a CDS encoding malonate--CoA ligase, which produces MSHANLFAALRDAFPTDLDAIAIECADQIATDGGPLRYSWRDLERGTAMLANLLLSLDLPAGSRIAAHTEKSVEALMLYLAVLRAGFVYLPLNQAYQAAELDYFIRDAEPAVLVCAGAHFGWVSKLAFQAGTQYVFTLNEDRSGSLLDRAASMSDQHEPADKQADDLAAILYTSGTTGRSKGAMLSHGNLLSNALTLKDLWDWKSGDVLIHALPIFHVHGLFVASHGALLNGSKMIWFAKFEPRAVIAKFSEATVFMGVPTLYVRILAEAALTPQACASMRLFISGSAPLLLETFEDWQARSGHTILERYGMSETLMLSSNPCRGLDGERIGGTVGPALPGVSLRVHKDDGQPCATDEIGHIEVRGPNVFSGYWRMPEKTQQEFTPDGWFKTGDVGRLDSNNYLSIVGRAKDLIISGGYNVYPAEIESYLNEMEGVLESAVVGVPHPDFGEAVVAAVVARPEATLDGEALIATLKRQIANFKVPKQVFVLSELPRNAMGKVQKNLLRQQHQGLFA; this is translated from the coding sequence ATGAGCCACGCCAATCTCTTTGCCGCCCTGCGCGACGCATTCCCCACCGACCTTGACGCCATCGCGATCGAATGCGCGGATCAAATCGCCACCGACGGCGGCCCCCTGCGCTATAGCTGGCGCGATCTGGAGCGTGGTACGGCCATGCTGGCCAATTTACTGCTCTCGCTGGACCTGCCTGCCGGCAGCCGCATCGCCGCCCACACCGAGAAAAGCGTTGAAGCGCTGATGCTTTATTTGGCCGTGCTGCGCGCAGGCTTCGTCTACTTGCCGCTGAACCAGGCCTATCAGGCGGCGGAACTGGACTACTTCATCCGCGATGCCGAGCCCGCCGTGCTGGTGTGCGCGGGCGCGCATTTCGGCTGGGTTTCCAAGCTGGCCTTCCAGGCTGGCACGCAGTATGTGTTCACCCTCAACGAGGACCGCAGCGGCAGCTTGCTGGATCGCGCGGCCAGCATGAGCGATCAGCATGAACCGGCCGACAAGCAGGCCGATGATCTGGCCGCCATTCTCTACACCAGCGGCACAACAGGGCGCAGCAAGGGCGCCATGCTCAGCCATGGCAATCTGCTCAGCAATGCGCTGACGCTCAAGGACTTGTGGGACTGGAAGAGCGGAGATGTGCTGATCCACGCCCTGCCGATTTTTCATGTGCACGGCCTCTTCGTCGCCTCGCATGGCGCGCTGCTGAACGGCAGCAAGATGATCTGGTTCGCCAAGTTCGAGCCGCGCGCCGTCATCGCCAAGTTCAGCGAAGCCACGGTCTTCATGGGCGTGCCAACCCTGTATGTGCGCATATTGGCCGAGGCCGCGTTGACGCCGCAGGCCTGCGCCTCGATGCGGCTTTTCATCAGCGGCTCGGCACCGCTGCTGCTGGAAACCTTTGAAGACTGGCAGGCGCGCAGTGGCCACACCATTCTGGAACGCTACGGCATGAGCGAGACCTTGATGCTGAGTTCCAACCCCTGCCGCGGGCTCGACGGCGAGCGCATCGGCGGCACCGTCGGCCCCGCCCTGCCCGGCGTGAGCCTGCGGGTGCACAAGGACGACGGCCAGCCCTGCGCGACGGACGAGATCGGTCACATCGAAGTGCGCGGCCCGAATGTGTTCTCGGGCTACTGGCGGATGCCCGAGAAGACGCAGCAAGAGTTCACGCCCGATGGCTGGTTCAAGACCGGCGATGTGGGCCGCTTGGACAGCAACAACTATCTGAGCATCGTCGGCCGCGCCAAGGACCTGATCATCAGCGGCGGTTACAACGTCTACCCCGCTGAAATTGAGAGTTATCTCAACGAGATGGAGGGCGTGCTCGAATCCGCTGTGGTCGGCGTGCCGCACCCTGATTTTGGCGAGGCGGTGGTCGCGGCCGTGGTGGCTCGCCCTGAGGCCACGCTGGACGGCGAGGCCTTGATCGCCACCCTGAAGCGGCAGATCGCCAACTTCAAAGTGCCCAAGCAAGTGTTTGTGCTGAGCGAGTTGCCGCGCAATGCCATGGGCAAGGTGCAAAAGAATCTGCTGCGCCAGCAACACCAGGGCTTGTTCGCGTGA
- a CDS encoding methyl-accepting chemotaxis protein, with protein MRANFPVTEREYVLPEQVTLMSTTDPQGRIRYANAAFVEASGFSREELIGQPHNLVRHPDMPEEAFADMWATLKSGHSWSALVKNRRKDGDYYWVRANATVLQREGQIVGFVSVRTKPEAEEVRAAEALYARMRAGRNTGWRMRHGLLLRQGLWAWTSALRLLSARARLRGAFGVQILALGALAYACGLSPQSWLVFVGAAALLAWSACAWLELQLSRPLQRLLEQARALAAGQSAAGARFERVDEIGLIQQAINQSGLNLRSLVDDVAEQLGSLQAASGSIRSGHSELNARTEQTAANLQQTAAAMEEMTATVQQNAESALRATELAQTTRHAAAAGGGLMQQVVQTMGEIHGASSKISDIVALIDSLAFQTNILALNAAVEAARAGHQGRGFAVVAAEVRALAQRSAQAAQQIKQQLAHSSSTVTQGHQLVGQAAESIGHIVEQVHRVGELIDGISAATRDQSEGIGQVNLAVNQLDRMTQQNAGLVVQGSTSALHLTQLAKRLLEAIALYRDEAAPSHKERQARALRPPGASPTSSPLLAHGPH; from the coding sequence ATGCGCGCCAATTTTCCCGTTACTGAGCGGGAGTACGTCCTGCCTGAGCAGGTCACTCTGATGTCCACCACGGACCCCCAAGGTCGCATCCGCTATGCCAATGCGGCATTTGTGGAGGCCAGTGGTTTCAGCCGTGAAGAGCTGATCGGTCAGCCCCACAATCTGGTCCGCCACCCGGATATGCCGGAAGAGGCTTTTGCCGATATGTGGGCCACGCTCAAGTCCGGCCACAGCTGGAGTGCGCTGGTGAAAAACCGGCGCAAGGATGGCGACTATTACTGGGTGCGCGCCAATGCCACGGTGCTGCAGCGCGAGGGCCAGATCGTCGGCTTTGTGTCGGTGCGCACCAAGCCTGAAGCCGAAGAGGTACGGGCCGCCGAAGCCCTGTATGCCCGCATGCGTGCCGGGCGCAATACCGGCTGGCGCATGCGCCATGGCTTGCTATTGCGGCAAGGCCTTTGGGCCTGGACCTCGGCCCTGCGTTTGCTGTCGGCCCGCGCTCGTTTGCGTGGCGCTTTTGGTGTGCAGATCTTGGCCCTGGGTGCCCTGGCCTATGCCTGTGGTCTCAGCCCCCAGTCTTGGCTGGTTTTCGTTGGCGCGGCAGCCTTGTTGGCATGGAGTGCTTGCGCCTGGCTGGAGTTGCAACTGAGCCGCCCTTTGCAGCGCTTGCTTGAGCAAGCCCGTGCCTTGGCCGCCGGTCAAAGCGCAGCCGGCGCCAGGTTCGAACGGGTCGATGAAATTGGCTTGATTCAGCAGGCGATCAATCAGTCGGGGCTCAATCTGCGTTCTTTGGTGGACGACGTTGCCGAGCAGTTAGGCAGTTTGCAAGCCGCCAGCGGCTCGATCCGCAGCGGCCACAGCGAGCTCAACGCCCGCACCGAGCAGACGGCGGCCAATTTGCAGCAGACCGCTGCGGCCATGGAAGAAATGACGGCCACCGTTCAGCAAAACGCCGAGTCGGCCCTGCGCGCCACCGAATTGGCCCAAACCACCCGGCATGCCGCAGCTGCCGGTGGCGGTTTGATGCAGCAAGTGGTGCAGACCATGGGAGAAATCCACGGCGCCAGCAGCAAGATCAGCGACATCGTGGCCTTGATCGACAGCCTGGCGTTTCAGACCAATATCCTGGCGCTGAATGCCGCGGTCGAAGCGGCACGCGCCGGCCATCAGGGCCGAGGCTTTGCGGTGGTGGCGGCCGAGGTGCGCGCCCTGGCTCAGCGCAGCGCGCAGGCCGCGCAACAAATCAAACAGCAATTGGCACACAGCAGCAGCACGGTGACCCAAGGCCATCAGCTGGTGGGGCAGGCGGCGGAATCCATCGGCCATATCGTCGAGCAGGTGCACCGGGTCGGTGAGTTGATCGACGGCATTAGCGCCGCCACGCGGGATCAGAGCGAGGGCATCGGCCAAGTCAATCTGGCAGTCAACCAGCTCGATCGCATGACGCAGCAGAACGCCGGCTTGGTGGTTCAAGGCAGTACTTCGGCGCTGCATTTGACCCAGCTGGCCAAACGTTTGCTGGAAGCGATTGCGCTCTACCGCGATGAGGCAGCGCCCAGCCACAAGGAGCGCCAAGCGCGCGCTTTGCGTCCGCCCGGGGCCTCACCCACGTCGTCGCCATTGCTTGCCCACGGCCCCCACTAA
- a CDS encoding acyl-CoA dehydrogenase family protein, which yields MLLSDDHRAIQDAIRAYVQAEIAPKAAEWDKNHHFPAAELKGLAELGCYGVAVPTEYDGAGLDYLALSIILEEIGAGDGATSTVVSVNNCPVCSILMAFANEAQKQQFLKPLARGEMLGAFCLTEPHVGSEAGGLKTTAVREGDEYVLNGVKQFITSGKNGDVAIVMAVTDKAAGKKGISAFIVPTNTPGYVVARVEEKMGQHASDTAQIMFDNCRIPASYLLGAEGQGLKIALSGLEGGRIGIASQAVGMARAAFEAALKYSKDRVTFGQPIFNHQAVQFKLADMATQIEAARQLIWHAAALKDAGQPCLKEAAMAKLFATEMAERVCSDAIQVHGGYGYLSDFPVERIYRDVRVCQIYEGTSEVQKILIGRALA from the coding sequence ATGCTGCTTTCCGACGACCACCGCGCCATTCAGGACGCGATCCGTGCCTATGTGCAAGCCGAAATCGCCCCCAAGGCGGCTGAGTGGGACAAGAACCATCATTTCCCTGCGGCCGAGCTGAAGGGCCTGGCCGAGCTGGGCTGCTACGGCGTGGCCGTGCCCACCGAATACGACGGCGCCGGCCTGGACTATCTGGCGCTGAGCATCATCTTGGAAGAAATTGGCGCGGGTGACGGTGCCACCTCCACCGTGGTCAGCGTCAACAACTGTCCGGTCTGCTCCATCTTGATGGCCTTCGCCAACGAGGCGCAGAAGCAGCAATTCCTCAAGCCCTTGGCCCGCGGCGAGATGCTGGGCGCTTTCTGCCTGACCGAGCCGCATGTGGGCTCCGAGGCCGGCGGCCTCAAAACCACTGCCGTGCGTGAGGGCGACGAGTACGTGCTCAACGGCGTCAAGCAATTCATTACCAGCGGCAAGAACGGCGATGTCGCCATCGTCATGGCCGTGACCGACAAGGCCGCGGGCAAGAAGGGCATCAGCGCCTTCATCGTGCCCACCAACACGCCCGGCTATGTGGTGGCCCGTGTCGAAGAAAAAATGGGTCAGCACGCCAGCGACACGGCGCAGATCATGTTCGACAACTGCCGCATTCCCGCCAGCTATTTGCTGGGCGCGGAAGGCCAAGGCTTGAAGATTGCGCTGTCGGGCCTGGAGGGCGGGCGCATCGGCATCGCCTCGCAGGCGGTGGGCATGGCGCGCGCCGCGTTTGAGGCTGCGCTGAAGTACAGCAAGGACCGCGTCACCTTCGGCCAGCCCATCTTCAACCACCAGGCGGTGCAGTTCAAGCTGGCCGATATGGCCACGCAGATCGAGGCCGCGCGCCAGCTGATCTGGCACGCTGCTGCGCTGAAAGATGCCGGCCAGCCCTGCCTGAAGGAAGCGGCCATGGCCAAGCTCTTCGCCACCGAAATGGCCGAGCGTGTGTGCTCGGACGCGATTCAGGTGCACGGCGGCTATGGCTATTTGAGCGACTTCCCCGTTGAGCGCATCTACCGCGATGTGCGGGTTTGCCAGATCTACGAAGGCACGTCTGAGGTGCAGAAGATCTTGATCGGCCGCGCGCTGGCTTGA